A part of Aegilops tauschii subsp. strangulata cultivar AL8/78 chromosome 2, Aet v6.0, whole genome shotgun sequence genomic DNA contains:
- the LOC109740187 gene encoding uncharacterized protein produces MEESISSSRTPGASASVLDGDVDCYASGPATAVASDDSGWTAYFIDGDDTYLQLHNSQEVPAKKPHGDRASTSTLSTASKTKAKAKKAAGTEENTKKKMPRLEPADEDPLQDTACSPANASYATRQLHLQDGWQIAGCECEQRSSSAAPAARQWVEYCRRRQWDSSREGPDAEIKEVLA; encoded by the exons ATGGAGGAATCTATCAGCTCGTCTAGGACGCCGGGTGCTTCAGCTTCAGTCTTGGACGGCGACGTCGACTGCTACGCATCCGGGCCTGCCACCGCCGTGGCTTCCGACGACAGCGGCTGGACGGCCTACTTCATCGACGGCGACGACACCTACCTGCAGTTGCACAACTCCCAAGAGGTGCCAGCGAAGAAGCCCCACGGCGACCGCGCCTCCACTTCCACCTTGTCCACCGCCAGCAAGACCAAGGCCAAGGCGAAGAAGGCAGCAGGCACCGAGGAGAACACCAAGAAGAAGATGCCTCGTTTGGAACCAGCTGATGAAGACCCTCTCCAAGACACAGCCTGCTCCCCTGCAAACGCTAGCTATGCAACTCGTCAACTTCACCTGCAG GATGGCTGGCAAATTGCTGGCTGCGAGTGTGAGCAGAGATCATCGTCAGCGGCACCAGCAGCGCGGCAGTGGGTTGAGTACTGCAGGAGGCGCCAATGGGATTCTTCTCGGGAGGGGCCGGATGCAGAAATTAAAGAGGTGTTGGCTTAG